Genomic DNA from Budorcas taxicolor isolate Tak-1 chromosome 5, Takin1.1, whole genome shotgun sequence:
TGAGCCAGAGCCCTTTTAAAAGAAGCTTCCAGAAGTTTGCAGATCTGAGATGAGGTCTGAGACatagctatcttttttttttaatatttccacaTGATTCTGACATGTAAACCTGGAGTGGAAAATCCTGGCTAGGCTGTCAAAAGACAGATCTCAGGGTGAAGAGGTTCTCCTGGAAAAATGTGGGGTAGGGAAGGGGGGAGATGGAACCTGCCAACACTCACCTCAAAGGGCTTCATCACTCCCATCGTACATCCCTGTTTCTAAGTGACCACAGAGCCAGTGAGCAGAGAGTGAGAAAGGGCCTGTTGCATAGGCAGGAACAGTATCCAGGCCTTGAAGGAATTTGATGTTGGCCCAAACTCCCCCATTTTCCTCCTACTTTGTAAACTAGGAGTTAAGTCTCTGTGGGTCTATCTAATGGGAAAACCAGAGATGTATAATATTTGCCTAAGTCATTATCTAACCCAATCACCAAGCCCCTGATTTATCACTTTTCAGTTTATATGTCAAGTTAGACATCTGATTGTCATAGTAATCCCAAGGGACAGGTTACACTGTGCTGCTTTTACACACACAGAGTTCATCTAAAGCAATTATCTCGTCAATGCCTTCATCCCTACCCTCCATCACAGCCTTCTTGTGGTCTTCAAGCCTGATTCTTCATCTAAAAATTTGAGGTGTGAAAAGGTGAAGGTCGTAAATCCACTTCATCTCTAAAACGATCTGTTCTCAAACTGCTTGGTAAAGTTTGGAGGAGCATGATGGTGAGAAATCAAAGTTCGAACCTCACAGCAGCCAGCTAGACCTGACTCAGAACTATGGTTCTGCCACTCACTGACCAATACAGAGTAAGCAAGTTATTGCAATGCTCTGGGCTTCTGCTGTCTGCTCCAGAAACTGACAGCAACAACACCCAACTCAAAGGGTGTTAGTGAAGAGCATCAAATACTTACTGAGCCTGGCGATGGTAGGTGCCTTTTCCACCCCTTCGCATTTGAAGGACAGGCCCCTACAGAGCATGAGCATGTGTCAGCGAGGCGTCTGGAGTGGCTGGTGGCAGAATCCACCATGCGATCATTCTGTTTCTTCTACTCCCTAAGCTCCTTTGTGTTTCAGGTATATGACCACATGATTTTGAGCAGCCAACAGGGAAAGCTTTATTTCTGACAGCAGCTCTAGGACAATGAATCTGCCAACTCTTGCCCAAGATTAAATACTATCCCTTCAGAAGATCCTggaaagggatttccctggtgatccaatggctaagactctgtgctcccaacacaggggacctgggtttgatccctggtcagggaactagagggCTTCCTCGTGACTCAGAGGtacagaatcttcctgcagtgcaggagatgcagagatgtaggtttgatccctgagtggggaagatctcctggaggaggaaaattccatggatagaagagcctggagggctacaatccatgggcttgtaaataagaaagtgaaagtgaagtcttgttggactctttgcagtcccatggactatagcctgccaggttcctctgtccatgggattctccaggcaagagtactggagtgggctgccatttccttctaagagttggaaacaactgaacaactaaacaacaacaacatggaactagatcccacgtgccacaaataaagatcccacatgccgcaactaagacccaggacagccaaacaaatcttttttttaaaaaaagaagagcctGCAAAAATCTACCAATTTAGGGGGTTGgaattttttggttatttttcacAGTAGTCTTGAGTCCAGACCCCAGTTTGTTTTTCAAGGAACTTTAAAGAGTCAGGTGACATTTTCCAAAGGTCTGCGCAATATGTACATAAAACAAGCCTGGATTACCAGACAAGGTTTTCTCTGCTGCTCACAGAAACTGTTGACTTGACACACTTCAGAGGGCGCTTCATTTCATAGCTCACCACTCACTATAAGCTCTATGTATTTTGCCAGTGAACAGCGATATGTGCAAGTGTAACTTACCCACTGTTGGGGACAGCTTGATTCAAATGAGCTTCTTAACTTCTTGCACTTAGAAGCGTCCTCTGTGTTCTCATCTAAACACTTCCAGTACTCATCGCGGGCTCCCCAGCAAGCCTGCCTTTCTTTCATAGATGGGGCTGCCATTCCTAGCCGGCTCAAGCTGTCAACCAAAATGTGTGATATTAACAAAGGACTTATAATACCAGAGAAGGCAAGCCAAAGAAAAAGATATTGTCATTCCCTCCGACCTCCTCTTTTTAAAGCTTTGCCTCCGGATTTTAATGATGCGAGCACAACTAATCAGTTCTACAGGAACGTTATCATAAGAGCActcgctgctgctactgctaagtcacttcagtcgtgtccgattctgtgcgaccctacagacgacagcccaccaggctcccccgtccctgggattctccaggcaagaacactggagtgggttgccatttccttctccaatgcatgcagggGAAGCTTATCCCTTACTCCATGTAATTGCTCCGCTGCTGACGTAGCAGCTTGGTCTCAGAAAGCCGCTGTTAGATTCCTGGCTCCCACATGGTCTGTCACTTAAGCCAGCGCGTGTATTCTCTCGAGACTATTTCCCCATCGGTAAAACGAGGGTAGCACTGCCCATTTCACAGGGTTGCTGTTCGAACCAAAGTGCTGTACAAATAAATGCAGGAGGGCAAAATCACCAGGCAGGACAAGGAGTGCTACTTCGTCTGGCAGAAGAGAAGCCCGAGGCTCGCGGAGAGTCAGCTACCTCCCGGCTCCATAGCCTCTAGGGCGCGCCCCACTCGGCCCCGCCAGCAAGCCCACCTCTCCGCCCGCCCAGAACCAGGTTCCCTTCGGCGCCGACGGGAGGAAAGAATCACGCGGTCCAACAACCCGGGAAGAAGGGCGTGGGACCGAGTTGGCGCCGCACTGTCTCCTGGCCCGCTTGGGCAAGTCACGTAGACCCCACCACCTCAAGGAAACAATTCACGTAGCGAATTCGCTGGCCTTGGAATGACCCTTACGGGCCACCGGTCTGTTCCAGGAGGGCGGGACTTCCGGCTCCCTTTTCTTATGTGTCGGAGTGACTTCCGGGCCTGCTTCGTCTGGGGCGGCGGGTTATAGGGGTTGTGGAGGTGAAAAGTGGGTGGGATCCGGTCACTCCTCAGAGTGGCCTTGGTTTTATTAATATCTCAGTGTCTGTTGCCCTACAGTTTTTCGTAATTTTAACGAACTGTGCTCCTTTCGTGAATCTGAGCTTTTATACACATTGCGCCAAGCGCCGGCCGGAAGATTTCATGTGCGAGCCCTGCCGGAAACGGCGACTTCATGTGGAAGTTGGCACCTGAGGCGAGAGAGGGACGAAACCTCAAAGAGCTGTGAGGGCTTAACTCCTCGCTTCttagattaaaaggaaaaaagaaatggcccCCAGAAAGAGGCGGTGACGCCCCGGGACACATGGCAAATAAGTGACTAAGCTGAGAATCCAGGGTACCAAACTCCCGGTTTCCTGATTCAGGTTTGATGCGGTTACATCTCTTAACATCATCCATTACCTTTTCCTTGTTTGAACTCTTGCGGctttcttcttgatttttaaCAAGCCTTCCCCAGTGACTGTTAAGACAagcaaaagaaaatcagaaacgataaaggaaatctgaataaaatgaTTTGACCTAGTGAATACTCAGAAAAACAACCGAAGTCAAAGCATAGGTTTTTTGGAAAGGGAACATACTACCAACAATCAACCACATACCTAGCTGTAAAGTAACTCTCAACAAATTTTAAAGGTCATTCGGCATGTGTTTTTTAAGCACATGTTCTAGTTAAGCTAGAAATCaataaagaattataaaaataagccCATATAACCCATAGCCAATCATAATGGTAGTAATGAGAAAATACTTTGAGccaaacaataaaatacaatagGAACACCTGTAGAATAAAGCTAATGAAGTACTTAAAGGAAAATTtacaatctttttatttttttttgaaaatttacaaTCTTAAGTAAGTATACTAGAAAAGAGGCTGAAAGATCTTTAGCTAAACTTCCCCtttccagaaattaaaaaaaggagagCAAAATTAAGGAAAGTAGGAGGGAAATAATgctaaaagcagaaatgaaatgaGAAGTAAGAGTGGTATCTCAGACACTGCCTGTCCTGAGAGCCAGCTGTGCACACCTCTTCCCAATTCCATAATCAATAGTATCATACTGCTAGCTTGAAATCGCCTCTGATGGGAATCTTCACACTGTGGAAATCAAACAagatagtgttttgttttgttcagagCCAGTGCACTAGCACATCACTTCAtacagtagatttttaaaatccaaagttGATTTATTAGGGGGAAAAGACTAATAACATTGACAAAAGTTTAATAGGATTGGGCaataaaaggagagatattaaCAACTTATACCAGTAATGAAACTGTATTTTAGAAATCAAGAGAACATCTTATAAACAACTCAATGCAAATATAATTTAGATGATTTTGCAAATCTCAAGGAAAACAACTAGCTCactcaagagaagaaaataaaccagTATATAATTTGAATCAGTATTAAAGAACTCACACACAAATTCCAGGTCCATGTATCCACCAGTTAATTCCTCCAAACTTCgaaaaattccattttttattatataaggCTACCATAACTTTTGCACTAATTACAGAGTCTCCAAACTTTGAAAACCCAACTCTTTGGAACtcatttggtgaaaaaaaaaaatgtgacttagTGACATGATAATCACTTATATATCACTTAGCTGATGATATGTTTTGCTGTGGAAATATTGGTATTTTTGATCATAGGTACTGGCCCATTTCTTCTCATATAGTGTACATTGCATGTTCTGTGGTACCTTTCCAACATCCAGAAAAGTCTGTATTCCAGAACACATCTGACTCCAAGTATTTCAGGTAAATTAGGACCTATATGGAAGAGTGATTTTAAGACTTTAGGTTTGAGAACAACTTTTGTTTAGCCATAAAGGAAATGAGCAATAAATTCAA
This window encodes:
- the LOC128048424 gene encoding cytochrome c oxidase assembly factor 6 homolog — encoded protein: MAAPSMKERQACWGARDEYWKCLDENTEDASKCKKLRSSFESSCPQQWIKYFDKRRDYLKFKEKFEAGDFQPSKMTAQS